A genomic window from Serratia liquefaciens includes:
- a CDS encoding HlyD family type I secretion periplasmic adaptor subunit: MSTHIGEPQDSYSEEIPQDERRFTRMGWLVVGLGLFGFFAWAAFAPLDKGVASPGSVIVSGNRKTVQAPASGIIKSITVKEGDRVKAGEVLVQLSQVQAQAQVDSLRDQYYTTLATEGRLLAERDGLSKVTFSPVFEQLQAQPRVAEIIALQTQLFSSRRQGLQSEVDGYKQSMDGMRFQLKGLQDSRVNKQIQLSSLREQMNSMKQLAADGYLPRNRYLEVQRQFAEVNSSIDETVGRIGQVQKQLQESQQRIDQRFADYQREVRTQLAQTQMDASEFRNKLEMANFDLGNTAITSPVDGTVVGLNIFTQGGVVGAGDHLMDVVPSQATLVVDSRLKVELIDKVYNGLPVDLMFTAFNQNKTPKIPGTVTLVSADRLVDKANGEPYYQMQVTVSPEGMKMLGGEDVKPGMPVEVFVKTGSRSLLSYLFKPILDRAHTSLTEE, translated from the coding sequence ATGTCTACGCACATTGGCGAGCCGCAAGACTCGTATTCAGAAGAGATCCCACAAGACGAGCGGCGTTTTACCCGCATGGGGTGGTTGGTGGTGGGGCTGGGCCTGTTTGGTTTTTTCGCCTGGGCTGCCTTTGCACCTTTGGATAAAGGGGTTGCTTCGCCAGGCTCGGTGATCGTTTCCGGCAACCGCAAGACCGTGCAGGCGCCAGCCAGCGGCATCATTAAAAGCATCACTGTAAAAGAAGGCGACAGGGTTAAAGCCGGTGAAGTATTGGTGCAACTGAGTCAGGTACAGGCGCAGGCGCAGGTTGATTCTCTACGCGATCAATATTACACCACCCTGGCCACTGAAGGCCGCCTGCTTGCTGAACGTGATGGATTAAGCAAAGTCACTTTTTCGCCGGTCTTCGAACAACTCCAGGCTCAGCCGCGGGTTGCCGAGATCATCGCGCTGCAAACCCAGCTCTTCTCCTCACGCCGTCAGGGGCTGCAAAGCGAAGTCGACGGTTATAAGCAGTCGATGGACGGTATGCGCTTCCAGCTAAAAGGCCTGCAGGATTCCAGGGTCAACAAGCAGATCCAACTTTCCAGCCTGCGCGAGCAGATGAACAGCATGAAACAACTGGCTGCCGACGGTTATTTACCGCGTAACCGTTATCTTGAAGTGCAGCGTCAGTTTGCGGAAGTTAACAGCAGCATCGATGAAACCGTCGGGCGTATCGGCCAGGTACAAAAACAGCTGCAGGAATCTCAGCAGCGGATCGATCAGCGTTTTGCCGACTATCAGCGCGAGGTTAGAACCCAACTGGCGCAAACGCAGATGGATGCCAGCGAGTTCAGAAACAAACTGGAAATGGCGAATTTTGATCTCGGCAACACCGCTATCACTTCGCCGGTGGATGGCACCGTAGTCGGGTTGAATATCTTTACTCAGGGGGGCGTCGTGGGAGCGGGTGACCACCTGATGGACGTTGTACCTAGCCAGGCTACGCTGGTGGTGGATTCCCGCCTGAAGGTAGAGCTGATTGACAAGGTGTACAACGGGTTGCCGGTGGATTTGATGTTTACCGCTTTCAACCAGAACAAAACCCCGAAAATCCCGGGGACGGTGACGTTGGTTTCTGCCGACCGGTTGGTGGACAAGGCCAATGGCGAACCCTACTACCAAATGCAGGTTACGGTATCGCCGGAAGGCATGAAAATGCTGGGTGGGGAAGACGTTAAGCCGGGGATGCCTGTTGAGGTGTTTGTGAAGACGGGGTCGCGCTCACTGTTGAGCTATTTGTTTAAACCTATTTTGGATCGCGCTCATACTTCATTAACCGAGGAATAA
- a CDS encoding TolC family outer membrane protein, which produces MIQFKRQVAGLAISTLLFAIAAPVHSIGILDAYSLALEKDPTFRAAIKEKEAGDENENIGRAGLLPKVSANYQNSPRNWQTQKYPASDIFGNSLGEATKRQQYRSHSSSITLTQPLFDYEAYARYKAGVAQTLMSDERYRSKYLDLAVRVISAYVEVAYSKDQIALASAQKAAYKEQLALNDRLMSAGEGTITDVSETQARYSLAEAQEIEARDALDAAQRELEVIIGVPLDQLDELQVLRPGKFQVAPLIPSKFEEWQKIALENNPMLAASRHGVDAAKYEVERNRAGFMPQVQLYASHSENDSSSDNTVNQKYRTDSIGVQVSVPIYAGGGVSASTRQAASRYGQAMYEMDAQVGTTLNDLRKQFNLCISSRAKLAAYELAVKSATTQVTATRQSVLAGQRVNVDVLNAEQQLYSAQRDLASAKYTYIKSWVTLLSDSGTLDEKDVKRVAQYFSMNR; this is translated from the coding sequence TTGATTCAATTTAAACGACAGGTTGCTGGCCTTGCTATCAGTACCCTCTTGTTTGCGATAGCTGCGCCGGTTCATTCGATAGGGATTCTAGACGCATATTCGCTGGCACTTGAAAAAGATCCGACCTTTCGGGCGGCTATAAAAGAGAAAGAAGCGGGGGATGAAAACGAAAACATTGGCAGGGCGGGGTTGCTGCCGAAGGTATCGGCCAATTACCAGAATTCACCGCGTAACTGGCAGACGCAAAAGTATCCGGCGAGTGACATTTTTGGCAATAGCCTTGGTGAGGCGACCAAGCGGCAACAGTATCGCAGCCATTCCAGTTCGATAACGCTGACGCAACCGTTGTTCGATTACGAAGCCTATGCGCGTTACAAGGCCGGTGTGGCGCAAACGCTGATGTCGGATGAGCGTTACCGCAGTAAGTATCTGGATCTAGCTGTGCGGGTGATATCCGCCTATGTTGAAGTGGCTTACTCCAAAGACCAGATTGCGCTGGCCTCAGCGCAAAAGGCGGCTTACAAAGAGCAATTGGCGCTGAACGATCGATTAATGAGCGCGGGTGAAGGTACCATTACCGATGTTTCAGAAACCCAGGCGCGCTACAGTCTGGCAGAGGCGCAGGAAATCGAGGCACGTGATGCCCTGGATGCGGCACAACGCGAGCTGGAGGTGATTATTGGCGTACCGCTCGATCAACTGGATGAGCTGCAGGTACTGCGCCCCGGTAAATTCCAGGTGGCGCCGTTAATCCCTTCCAAATTTGAAGAGTGGCAAAAAATTGCCCTGGAGAATAACCCGATGTTGGCTGCCTCGCGCCATGGCGTTGATGCCGCCAAGTATGAGGTGGAGAGAAACCGCGCGGGCTTTATGCCGCAGGTTCAGCTCTATGCTTCGCACTCAGAAAATGATTCCAGCAGTGATAACACGGTTAACCAAAAATACCGCACCGACAGTATCGGCGTGCAGGTGAGCGTGCCGATCTATGCCGGCGGTGGGGTGTCAGCATCGACTCGCCAGGCGGCATCCCGCTATGGGCAGGCGATGTATGAAATGGATGCGCAAGTCGGCACCACGCTGAACGATCTGCGTAAGCAGTTCAATCTTTGCATCAGCAGCCGCGCCAAATTAGCGGCGTATGAACTGGCGGTAAAATCGGCGACAACGCAGGTCACTGCCACACGCCAGAGCGTGTTGGCCGGGCAGCGTGTCAACGTTGATGTGCTGAATGCCGAGCAACAGCTTTACAGCGCGCAGCGTGATCTGGCTTCGGCCAAGTACACCTACATAAAGTCCTGGGTCACCCTGTTGAGCGACTCGGGAACGCTCGACGAAAAGGACGTGAAACGGGTGGCGCAGTATTTCTCTATGAATCGCTGA
- the galE gene encoding UDP-glucose 4-epimerase GalE, protein MAILVTGGAGYIGSHTVLALLERGEEVIVLDNLSNSSEESLNRVEKLTGRAATFYQGDVQNGDSLRSIFDAHDISAVIHFAGLKAVGESTRKPLEYYQNNVSGTLVLLDEMRRAGVTKFIFSSSATVYGTPEHVPLLETSRVGGTTNPYGTSKLMAEQMLQDFAKAEPHFSITALRYFNPVGAHESGMIGEDPNGIPNNLLPYISQVAIGKLEKLSVYGDDYPTPDGTGVRDYIHVMDLAEGHLKAIDHIDDQKGFTVYNLGTGIGYSVLEMLHAFENASGCSVSYQIVPRRDGDIAECWSAPELAAEKLGWKAKRDLDTMMRDAWNWQKNNPQGYQRH, encoded by the coding sequence ATGGCAATTTTAGTTACCGGTGGCGCCGGTTATATTGGTTCTCATACGGTATTAGCCTTGCTGGAACGCGGTGAAGAAGTGATCGTGCTTGATAATCTGTCAAACTCGTCAGAAGAATCACTGAATCGTGTCGAAAAGTTAACGGGCAGAGCGGCTACTTTTTATCAGGGTGATGTCCAAAATGGCGACTCTTTGCGTAGCATATTCGATGCGCATGATATTTCTGCCGTCATACATTTCGCTGGATTGAAGGCGGTGGGGGAGTCGACTCGTAAACCGCTCGAATACTACCAGAATAATGTTTCCGGCACTTTGGTGCTCCTGGACGAAATGCGTCGTGCCGGTGTAACTAAATTTATCTTCAGTTCTTCCGCGACGGTCTATGGCACGCCGGAGCATGTCCCGTTGCTTGAAACTTCCCGTGTTGGCGGAACCACAAACCCATACGGAACGTCGAAACTGATGGCAGAGCAGATGCTGCAAGACTTCGCGAAAGCGGAACCTCATTTTTCAATTACTGCGCTGCGTTACTTCAATCCCGTCGGTGCCCATGAGTCTGGTATGATTGGTGAAGATCCTAACGGTATTCCTAATAATTTGTTGCCTTATATTTCTCAGGTGGCCATCGGTAAACTGGAAAAATTGTCTGTTTATGGTGATGACTACCCAACGCCTGATGGCACCGGCGTGCGTGATTATATCCATGTGATGGATTTGGCTGAAGGCCACCTCAAGGCAATCGATCATATTGACGATCAAAAAGGCTTTACCGTCTACAATTTGGGGACCGGTATCGGCTACTCAGTGTTAGAAATGTTGCATGCATTTGAGAATGCCTCAGGGTGCTCGGTGAGCTATCAAATCGTACCGCGCCGTGACGGGGATATAGCCGAATGTTGGTCTGCTCCTGAATTGGCGGCTGAAAAGCTGGGATGGAAAGCGAAACGTGATCTGGACACTATGATGCGTGATGCTTGGAATTGGCAAAAAAACAACCCGCAAGGCTACCAACGTCATTAA